The DNA window CGCTGGTGCCGCCCAGGTACAGCGTGCGCGACGTGATGACCGCCTGGATCACGGCCAGCACGACGGGACCGCCGAGGTTCTGCAGCATGAGCGCGATCGCCGACACCGGACCGATCTGATCGAATCCCACCCCGGCGATCGCCGAGACGGTCAGCGGGACGACGATCATGCCGATGCCGAATCCGCCGACCGTGATCGGAATGACCAGGTTCGGGAAGTACGGGATGTTGGCGTCCAGCGTGGAGCCGTAGATCATCGCGGCGAGCACCAGCACGCCGCCGGCGATCACCAGCACGCGCGGCGGGAACTTGGACACCAGCGCAGACGACACGCCCAGCCCGATGCCAAGTGCGATTACGAACGGAATGAAGCCGATGCCCGCGCGCAATGCGCTGTAGCCCATGACGTCCTGGACGTAGAGCCCGATCAGCACGGTCAGCGTGAACATCACACCGCCGGCCAAAAACACGGCGGCGAACGTCGCGACCCGGTTGCGGTCCTTGAACAAGTCCAACGGCATCACCGGGTTCTCGGCGGTGCGCTCGACGTAGACGAAGGCCAGCAGGAACGCGCAGGCAGCCAGCCCCGAACCGATCGTCACCGACGACACCCAGCCCTGTTCGGGCCCCATCGAGAACGCGAACACCGCGGCGGTACACCCGAGGGTGGCCAGGATGGCACCGGCGGCGTCGAGCTTCAGCCGCTCGCGGTGGGTCTCGCGAAGCGTCCTGCGGGCCAGGTGGATCATCAGCAGCCCGATCGGGATGTTGATCAGGAACGCCCAACGCCACGACACCTCGGTCAGCGCGCCGCCGACGATCAGGCCCATGACCGATCCGATGCCCGTCATCGCGGCGAAAATCGCGGTCGCGGCGTTACGCGGAGGTCCCTTCGGGAACGTGGTCGCAATCAGCGCCAGAGCAGTAGGTGACGCGATCGCCGCGCCGACGCCCTGCAGCAGCCGAGCGGTGACCAGGGTCGTCTCGTTCCACGCGAGCCCGCACAGGACCGAGGCGATGGTGAACAGCGCGACGCCGACGATGAACGTGCGCTTGCGGCCGATGATGTCCCCGAGGCGACCGCCGAGCAGCATCAGCCCGCCGAAGGTCAGCACGTAGGCGGTGATGACCCAGCTGCGACCCGCGTCGGACAGGTTCAGTTCGTCTTGAATCTTAGGAAGCGCGACGATGGCGACTGTGCTGTCCATGGTGGCGAGCAACTGCATGCCGCCGATGGCGATTACCGCGGCGAAGAACCGCCGCGACGGCAGCCAAGCCGGGTACCTGCCGCTTCGCTCCTTGCCGGGGTAGCCCACGTTCACAGGGAACGACCGGTTTGCCCCGCCTTCGGCGTCGCGGTACATCGCTGCCCGCTCTGCGTCATTGAGAGCCGTCATAGCGGGTTACCTTACAGTAATCTTAAGAATCCTTTAACCCGCCGAAGGCCGCCACGGGGCCGATCACGATGATCGCGGGCGGCCGAATGCCGTCTTCCCGAATGCGTTCGGGGGCGTCGGCGAGGGTGGCTCGCAAGGTCCGCTGCGCTGCGGTGGTGCCGTGCTGGACGACCAGGACCGGCGTATCCGCAGGTCGGCCACCCTCCCGAAGCACCTTGGCGAATTGCTCGATGCGCTCGACGGCCATCAGCAACACGATTGTTCCGGACATCGCGGCCAGCGCATTCCAATTCACTAACGATTCCGGATGCTCAGGCGCAACATGGCCGCTGACCACCACAAATTCGTGCGTGATCCCTCTGTGGGTAACCGGAACGCCCGCCAACGCGGGTACCGCTATGGCACTTGTCACACCCGGCACAACTGTGACAGGAATCCCAGCGTCAGCGCACGCGATGACCTCTTCATAGCCCCGCGCGAACACGAACGGGTCGCCACCTTTGAGCCGCACGACGAACTTGCCCGCCGTGGCCCGGTCGATGAGCACCTCGTTGATCGCGTCCTGGGCCATCGCGCGCCCGTACGGGATCTTCGCGGCGTCGATCACCTCGACGTGCGGTCCGAGTTCGGCCAGCAGTTCCTGCGGCGCCAGTCGGTCGGCGACGACGACGTCGGCGTGGGCCAGCATGCGCCTGCCTCGCACGGTGATCAGTTCAGGGTCGCCGGGTCCGCCGCCGACCAGCGCTACCCCGCCGGGGAGTACACCGGGCGTCTCGGCAGCGATGAGCCCCTGCTGCAGGGCCTCGTGGATCGCCGAGCGGATCGCCGCCGACCGGCGGTGCTCCCCGCCGGCAAGCACGCCGACAGACAGGCCTTCGTACTCGAATGACGCGGGGGTCACCGCGGTACCTTCGCGCGCCACGTCGGCGCGCACGCAGAAGATCCGGTGCTGCTCAGCCTCGGCGACGACGGCGGCGTTGACGGCCGGATCGTCGGTGGCCGCGATGGCGTACCAGGCACCTTCCAAATCACCGTCGCGAAACTCTCTGAGTTCCAAGGAGATTCCACGCTCCTGCTGACTCAATGCCTCGACCGCGGGGGTCACACTGCGGGCAATGACGTGTACATCGGCGCCGTTGGCGACCAGCAGCGGTAGCCGTCGCTGCGTCACGGTGCCGCCACCGACGACGACGACCTTCCTGCCATCAAGGCGCAGGCCGACGAGGTAGGCGTTCTCGCTCACCCGGCGAGCCTAGACGTTGCGGCGGCGAGAGTAGAAGCGCGCCTGGGCCGCGGCCACGAAGCGGGTGGCGGCGCCCGGGTGTGCGGCCGGATGGGTATGGAGGTAGCTCGCGTGGACCCCGGCATTCACCGCGCCGTCGGTGGTCGGGCCGACGGGGCGGCCGCTGTACGCCCAGGCCGGCGGATAGTCTTCGGTGAATCGCACTGTGCTGCGGTGAAACTCGTGACCGACGGTGCGGTCGCCGATGGCATACAGCGACGATTCGGCAACTGCGACCGCATCGCGGTAGCCCAATGTGAGGCGGTCGGTGAAATGCGCCGAACCGGACAACACTGCGCACATCGGATGGCCGTCGAGATCGTCGACCAGATAGGCCAGACCGGCGCATTCGGCGTGCACAGGCGCACCGGATGCGGCGAGGCTCTTGATCTGCTGACGCACAATTTCATTGCCCGACAGTTCGGTACCGAACTCTTCGGGGAAGCCGCCGGGCAGCACAAGGGCGTCGGCCTGCGGCGGCAGCGGTTCGGTCAACGGGTCGAATTCCGCGACTTCTGCGCCGGCCCCGCGCAGGAGTTCGCGATGCTCTGCGTAGCCGAAACTGAACGCCTTGCCCGCCGCGAGTGCCACGGTCACGCCGCCAGACACAGGGGCGGCCGCGGCCGGATCCCAGGGTGTGTCGGCGACCCGGGATGCCGCGATCTCGGCGATCCCCATCAGGTCGACGTGGCGGGCAACCTGTCCGATCATCGCCTCCACCGCGACACGGGCCGCATTGCCGTGCTCGACGGCGGTGACCAGGCCGAGATGCCTTGATGGAACGGATAACTCGTCGACGCGCGGAATGGCACCGAATACCGGCAGACCGGCATGCTCGCAGGCCTGCCGCAGCACCTCCTCGTGGCGCGGGGAGCCGACGCGGTTAAGGATGACGCCGGCAACGCGGATCTTCGGGTCGAAAGTCGAGAAGCCGTGCAGTAGCGCCGCGGCGCTGTGGCTCTGACCTCGGCCGTCGACCACCAGGATCACCGGCGCACCCAACAGGGCAGCCACGTGCGCGGTGGATCCTTCGGCGGTCCCTGTGAATGTCCTTCCAATTCGGCCGTCGAACAGCCCCATCACACCTTCGATCACTGCGATATCGGCCGTCGCGCTGCCGTGTCGGTACAGCGGGCCGACCAGCTGTTCGCCGACGAGCACCGGGTCCAGGTTGCGGCCCGGTTGCTGCGCGGCCAGCGCATGGTAGCCAGGATCGATGAAGTCCGGTCCGATCTTGAACGGTGCCACGGTGCGGCCCGCTCGACGCAGGGCGCCCATCAAACCGGTTGCCACGGTGGTCTTTCCGCCGCCCGAAGCAGGGGCGGCGATGACAACGGCCGGCGTCGACCCACTCATGTCGCCCTACTCACGTCGACCTTGCGCGAGCGGGGGTGTCGTCACCACTCGATGCCCTTTTGGCCCTTGCGACCGGCATCCATCGGGTGTTTGACCTTCGTCATCTCAGTGACGAGGTCGGCGGCGTCGAGAAGTGCCTGCGGGGCGTCGCGGCCGGTGATGACCACGTGCTGGATGCCCGGCCGCGAGGTGAGCACCGCGATCACCTCGTCGACGTCGACCCAGCCCCACTTCAGGGGATAGGTGAACTCGTCGAGGACATAGAAGTCGTGGCGTTCCTCGGCCAGCCGACGGGTGATCTCCGCCCAGCCGTCGGCCGCGGCGGCCGCGTGGTCGTCCTCGTCGCCGTGCTTACGCGACCAGGACCAACCCGCGCCCATCTTGTGCCACTCGACGGGGCCGCCGACGCCGTGCTCGTCGTGCAATCGGCCCAACTGGCTGAACGCAGCCTCTTCGCCGACCTTCCACTTCGCACTCTTGACGAATTGGAACACCGCAACCGAAAAGCCCTGATTCCACGCCCGCAACGCCATGCCGAACGCGGCGGTCGACTTGCCCTTGCCCGCTCCGGTGTGCACCGCGAGCAGTGGAGCGTTGCGGCGAACGCGGGTGGTCAGTCCGTCGTCGGGAACGGTGGCCGGTTGACCCTGAGGCATGCGTGACTCCTCCCCTTAGGCGGCGGTGCGCACCACGTTGGTGAGGTTATCCGCACGCAGCTGCGCCAGATGCACCGCGGGCGCACCCAGCTGGGCGGCCAGCTGCTCTGCCAATCCCAGTCGCACATAAGAAGTCTCGCAGTCCACCACGACGGCGGTCGCGCCCTCGGCCACTAGCCGGGCGGCCGCCTCCCGCGCACGCCCCAACGGGTCCGGCCCGCCGGTGGCGCGACCGTCGGTGAGCACCACCACCAGGCTGCGTCGTGCGCGGTCGCGCGCCTTCTCCCGGACTACCACGTCGCGCGCGGCCAGCAGACCTTGGGCCAGCGGAGTTTTGCCTCCGGTGTCGAAGCGGGCCAATCGGCGACTCGCGATGTGCACCGACGAGGTCGGCGGCAGCAGCAGCCTGGCTTCTGCCTGACGGAACGTGATCACCGCGACCTTGTCGCGCCGCTGGTACGCGTCGCGCAACAACGACAGCGCGGCCCCACTGACTGCCGACATCCGGTCGCGCGCGGCCATGGATCCCGACGCGTCGACCACGAAGATCACCAGATTGCCTTCGCGGCCTTCGCGAACGGCATGGCGCACGTCCTCGGGTGTGGGCCGTGGTCGCCCCGGCACCCGTTGGTGTCCGACCGCGGCCAACAGTGTCCCGAATACGTGTAGCCCATGGCCCTCGGTCACGAGCGTGGTCGAAGAGACGACCGTCCCCGTGCGGTTGCGCGCGCGAGATCTGCGTCCCGGTGCGCCCTCTCCAACACCGGGAACTACGAGCGTCCGGGTCTGGAACACCGCCGACGGCGGCGCGCTGGGTCGCGTGGCCGAGCTCGAATTCCGCTGCGGCACAGGATGATCAGACGCCTCGCTCGACGGTGATTCACCGCCACCTGGCGGATCAGGCTCAGGTTCGGGCTCCTGGTCGGCGGACTCCCCCGCCTGTTGCATCGCCTCGTCGAGCTGTCCGGGATCAAGGCCCGGATCATCGAACGGATCGCGGCGACGCCGGTGCGGCAGGGCCAGTTCGGCCGCCACCCGGACGTCTTCCTCAGCGACCGTGTCGACCCCGCGCCACGCGGCGTGCGCGACCGCCGTCCTGGCGATCACCAGATCGGCACGCATCCCGTCGACATCGAAGGCCGCACAGAGGACGGCGATACGCCGTAACTCACTGTCGGGCAGGCTGACCGAGCTCACCCTCTCGCGCGCGGCGGCGATGCGGCCAACCAGTTCGGTGTCCGCATCGGCATAGCGTTCGGCGAATCCGGCTGGGTCGGCTTCGAACGCCATCCGCTGCCGGACCACCGCCACGCGCACGTCGACATCGCGCGAGGCGTGCACATCAACGGTCAACCCGAACCGGTCGAGCAACTGTGGACGCAGTTCGCCCTCTTCGGGATTCATGGTGCCGACGAGCACGAAACGCGCGTCGTGGCTGTGCGAAACGCCGTCTCGCTCCACGTGCACCCGGCCCATCGCGGCGGCATCGAGAAGCACGTCGACCAGGTGGTCGTGCAGCAGGTTGACCTCGTCGACATAGAGCACGCCACCGTGTGCGCGGGCCAACAGGCCCGGGGAGAACGCGTGCTCGCCGTCGCGCAGCACCTTCTGCAGGTCCAGTGAACCGACGACACGGTCCTCGGTCGCACCGATCGGCAACTCGACCAGCGCGGCGCCGTCCACCGCGGCCAGCACCTTGGCGAGGCCCCGCACGGCGGTCGATTTCGCCGTGCCCTTCTCGCCGCGGATCAGCACACCGCCGATCTCGGGACGCACCGCGCACAGCAGCAGCGCCAGGCGCAGGCGGTCGTGACCGATGATCGCACTGAAGGGGTATGTCGTCATGACTTGATCATCGGGACGTGCGGAATGCCGTCGTCGAGAAACTCCGCCCCGTCACGGACGAACCCGTGCTGGGCGTACATCTCCTCGAGATAGGTCTGCGCATCGATATGGCACGGGTAATCGCCGACCTCGGCGAGTGCGGCCTGCAACAGCCGAGAGGTGTGACCCTGGCCGCGTGCCGCGCGTTTGGTGCAGACCCGGCCGATGCGAAAGCCCTTCTGGCCACCCGGATGTTCTTCCATCAGCCGCAACGTACAGATGACTTCGCCGTCGGGTCCCTCGAGCCAGAAATGACGGGTCTCGGTGAGCAGATCCCGTCCGTCCAGTTCGGGGTACGGAGTCGCCTGCTCGACAACGAAAACCTCGACGCGCAGTTTGAGCAGTTCGTAGAGCGTGGCGGCGTCCAGGTCCTTCGCCCAACTTCGGCGTAGCGCGACCGTCATCGGGCGGTCACCGGCCCGCCATGGCCCTCAACGACCGCATGGCCCTCGACTACCGAGTTCTTGGCTACCTGCGGGTCAGACACCCGAAAGATCATCCTCCGTGGTCGGTTTCTCGTGGCTTAGTGGTTTTCAGGCTATCCCGCGGCCGTCTGCCCACGTTGGCCCAGGTCGGCCGCAAGCCGCGACTAAGGTGGCTTTGTGACCGAGTGGGAGCCGGATGTGTTGGCCGGTTACCGGCAGCAGACATTCGAATTGGGACCTGATCCCGACGGGGAAGGGCAGCTCGTCGCCACGCTGGTGCGCCGCGGCGAGGCCAACCCGTCGGCAGCCCACGCCGTGCTGGCGGTACACGGCTTCACCGACTACTTCTTCCACACCGAACTCGCGGATCACTTCGCCAGGCGCGGATACGCGTTCTACGCGCTGGATCTTCACAAATGCGGACGGTCGTGGCGGGAGGGACAGACTCCGCACTTCACCACCGATCTGGCCCGCTACGACCGCGAGTTGATCCGCGCGTTGGACGTCATCGACGCAGAATCGTCGGCCGACGTGGTCGTGTACGGGCACTCCGCCGGCGGGCTCATCGTGTCGCTGTGGCTGGATCGGCTGCGCAGCGGGGGCATGACGGAGCGCAAACGGGTCGCCGGTCTGGTGCTGAACAGCCCCTGGCTGGACCTGCAGGGTCCGGCATTCCTGCGCGCGGCCCCCACCGGCGCGGCGATCGCGGCGCTGTCGCGGATGCGCAAGATGACCGTCGTGCGCCCACCGGTGGCCGAGGGCGGCTACGGTTCGACGCTGCACCGCGACTACGCGGGCGAATTCGACTATGACCTCCGCTGGAAGCCGATCGGCGGATTTCCCGTCACGTTCGGCTGGATCAACGCGATCCGGCGCGGACACGCCAAACTGCACCGCGGCCTCGATGTCGGTGTGCCCAACCTGATCCTGCGCTCCGATCGCAGCGTGCGCGAGGTGGCAGACCCCGACATCATCCAGCGCGGCGACGCGGTGCTCGACGTCAAGCAGATCGCCCGCTGGGCCGGGTGCATCGGCAACCGGACCAATGTCGTACCGATCGTTGACGCCAAGCATGACGTGTTCCTCTCCGTCCCGGCGGCGCGGCAGGCGGCCTACGGTGAACTGGATCGTTGGCTCGACACCAATATCGCCAACGGCAATAGCGTCGAAACCGCCGACTCGACAACACAACCCGAACAAGGAGCGGCGAGATGACCCATTTCGACATCGCGATCATCGGTACCGGCTCGGGCAATTCCATCATCGATGAGCGCTATGTGGACAAACGGGTCGCGATCTGCGAACAAGGGGTGTTCGGCGGCACCTGCCTCAATGTCGGCTGCATACCCACGAAGATGTTCGTCTACGCGGCCGAAGTCGCCCAAACTGCCAGGGAATCAGCACAATACGGTGTCGACGCGCACATCGACGGTGTCCGGTGGTCCGATGTGGTGTCGCGCGTGTTCGGCCGCATCGACCCTATTGCAATGGGAGGCGAGAATTACCGACGTTCGTCGCCCAACGTCCAGGTGTACTCCAGCCACACGCGGTTCGCGCCGACCAAATCCGATGGTAGGTATGCGTTGCGGACCGACGACGGCGATGAGTTCACCGCCGACCAGGTGGTCATTGCCGCCGGCTCGCGGGCCGTGGTGCCCGACGCCGTCACCGCGTGCGGGGTGCCGTATCACACCAGCGACACCATCATGCGCATCGCCGACGTGCCGGAGCGCTTGATCATCGTCGGGGGCGGCTTCATTGCGTGCGAGTTCGCACACGTCTTCTCAGCACTCGGCAGCCACGTGACGCTGATGATCAGGGGCAGCACCCTGCTTCGCGGTCACG is part of the Mycolicibacterium tusciae JS617 genome and encodes:
- a CDS encoding MFS transporter — protein: MTALNDAERAAMYRDAEGGANRSFPVNVGYPGKERSGRYPAWLPSRRFFAAVIAIGGMQLLATMDSTVAIVALPKIQDELNLSDAGRSWVITAYVLTFGGLMLLGGRLGDIIGRKRTFIVGVALFTIASVLCGLAWNETTLVTARLLQGVGAAIASPTALALIATTFPKGPPRNAATAIFAAMTGIGSVMGLIVGGALTEVSWRWAFLINIPIGLLMIHLARRTLRETHRERLKLDAAGAILATLGCTAAVFAFSMGPEQGWVSSVTIGSGLAACAFLLAFVYVERTAENPVMPLDLFKDRNRVATFAAVFLAGGVMFTLTVLIGLYVQDVMGYSALRAGIGFIPFVIALGIGLGVSSALVSKFPPRVLVIAGGVLVLAAMIYGSTLDANIPYFPNLVIPITVGGFGIGMIVVPLTVSAIAGVGFDQIGPVSAIALMLQNLGGPVVLAVIQAVITSRTLYLGGTSGPVKDMNAAQLHALDQGYTYGLLWVAAVAVIVGVAALFIGYTAAQVAHAQEVKDAIDQGEL
- the cobA gene encoding uroporphyrinogen-III C-methyltransferase: MSENAYLVGLRLDGRKVVVVGGGTVTQRRLPLLVANGADVHVIARSVTPAVEALSQQERGISLELREFRDGDLEGAWYAIAATDDPAVNAAVVAEAEQHRIFCVRADVAREGTAVTPASFEYEGLSVGVLAGGEHRRSAAIRSAIHEALQQGLIAAETPGVLPGGVALVGGGPGDPELITVRGRRMLAHADVVVADRLAPQELLAELGPHVEVIDAAKIPYGRAMAQDAINEVLIDRATAGKFVVRLKGGDPFVFARGYEEVIACADAGIPVTVVPGVTSAIAVPALAGVPVTHRGITHEFVVVSGHVAPEHPESLVNWNALAAMSGTIVLLMAVERIEQFAKVLREGGRPADTPVLVVQHGTTAAQRTLRATLADAPERIREDGIRPPAIIVIGPVAAFGGLKDS
- a CDS encoding cobyrinate a,c-diamide synthase translates to MSGSTPAVVIAAPASGGGKTTVATGLMGALRRAGRTVAPFKIGPDFIDPGYHALAAQQPGRNLDPVLVGEQLVGPLYRHGSATADIAVIEGVMGLFDGRIGRTFTGTAEGSTAHVAALLGAPVILVVDGRGQSHSAAALLHGFSTFDPKIRVAGVILNRVGSPRHEEVLRQACEHAGLPVFGAIPRVDELSVPSRHLGLVTAVEHGNAARVAVEAMIGQVARHVDLMGIAEIAASRVADTPWDPAAAAPVSGGVTVALAAGKAFSFGYAEHRELLRGAGAEVAEFDPLTEPLPPQADALVLPGGFPEEFGTELSGNEIVRQQIKSLAASGAPVHAECAGLAYLVDDLDGHPMCAVLSGSAHFTDRLTLGYRDAVAVAESSLYAIGDRTVGHEFHRSTVRFTEDYPPAWAYSGRPVGPTTDGAVNAGVHASYLHTHPAAHPGAATRFVAAAQARFYSRRRNV
- the cobO gene encoding cob(I)yrinic acid a,c-diamide adenosyltransferase, giving the protein MPQGQPATVPDDGLTTRVRRNAPLLAVHTGAGKGKSTAAFGMALRAWNQGFSVAVFQFVKSAKWKVGEEAAFSQLGRLHDEHGVGGPVEWHKMGAGWSWSRKHGDEDDHAAAAADGWAEITRRLAEERHDFYVLDEFTYPLKWGWVDVDEVIAVLTSRPGIQHVVITGRDAPQALLDAADLVTEMTKVKHPMDAGRKGQKGIEW
- a CDS encoding magnesium chelatase subunit D family protein, coding for MTTYPFSAIIGHDRLRLALLLCAVRPEIGGVLIRGEKGTAKSTAVRGLAKVLAAVDGAALVELPIGATEDRVVGSLDLQKVLRDGEHAFSPGLLARAHGGVLYVDEVNLLHDHLVDVLLDAAAMGRVHVERDGVSHSHDARFVLVGTMNPEEGELRPQLLDRFGLTVDVHASRDVDVRVAVVRQRMAFEADPAGFAERYADADTELVGRIAAARERVSSVSLPDSELRRIAVLCAAFDVDGMRADLVIARTAVAHAAWRGVDTVAEEDVRVAAELALPHRRRRDPFDDPGLDPGQLDEAMQQAGESADQEPEPEPDPPGGGESPSSEASDHPVPQRNSSSATRPSAPPSAVFQTRTLVVPGVGEGAPGRRSRARNRTGTVVSSTTLVTEGHGLHVFGTLLAAVGHQRVPGRPRPTPEDVRHAVREGREGNLVIFVVDASGSMAARDRMSAVSGAALSLLRDAYQRRDKVAVITFRQAEARLLLPPTSSVHIASRRLARFDTGGKTPLAQGLLAARDVVVREKARDRARRSLVVVLTDGRATGGPDPLGRAREAAARLVAEGATAVVVDCETSYVRLGLAEQLAAQLGAPAVHLAQLRADNLTNVVRTAA
- a CDS encoding GNAT family N-acetyltransferase, which encodes MTVALRRSWAKDLDAATLYELLKLRVEVFVVEQATPYPELDGRDLLTETRHFWLEGPDGEVICTLRLMEEHPGGQKGFRIGRVCTKRAARGQGHTSRLLQAALAEVGDYPCHIDAQTYLEEMYAQHGFVRDGAEFLDDGIPHVPMIKS
- a CDS encoding alpha/beta hydrolase, which codes for MTEWEPDVLAGYRQQTFELGPDPDGEGQLVATLVRRGEANPSAAHAVLAVHGFTDYFFHTELADHFARRGYAFYALDLHKCGRSWREGQTPHFTTDLARYDRELIRALDVIDAESSADVVVYGHSAGGLIVSLWLDRLRSGGMTERKRVAGLVLNSPWLDLQGPAFLRAAPTGAAIAALSRMRKMTVVRPPVAEGGYGSTLHRDYAGEFDYDLRWKPIGGFPVTFGWINAIRRGHAKLHRGLDVGVPNLILRSDRSVREVADPDIIQRGDAVLDVKQIARWAGCIGNRTNVVPIVDAKHDVFLSVPAARQAAYGELDRWLDTNIANGNSVETADSTTQPEQGAAR